The DNA segment ACCGATTGGTAATCCTAAAATGGCTCTTAAGTGTAACTCAAATTCATTCATATTTTGAGAACATAAAGTAACCATTCCCGTATCATGAGGTCTAGGTGAAACCTCGTTAAAATAAACTTCATCACCTTTAATAAATAATTCCACACCAAATAAACCGTAACCACCTAATGCATCTGTAATTTGCTTTGCAATTAGTTGTGCTTTTTTAATTACTTTATCTGTCAATAGATGTGGTTGCCATGAAAGTCGATAATCCCCTTTAATTTGTATATGTCCAATTGGATCACAAAATAAAGTACCTTCTTTAGGATGTCGAACTGTTAATAATGTAATCTCACTATCAAACGGTATAAATGTTTCAACAATAACTCGTTTTGAATGGCCTCTTGCACCTTCTTGCGCATACTGCCATGCTGAGTCAATATCTTCTTTACTTTTTAGTATTGATTGGCCCTTGCCTGATGAGCTCATTAACGGTTTAATGACACAAGGAAGATCAATTATTTTAACTGCATCTAAATAGCGTTCATAAGTATCAGCAAATTTAAACTCTGAAGTTTTAAGATGCAATTTATCTGATGCAAGCTTTCTAATACCCTCTCTATCCATCGTTAATTGAACTGCTTTAGCACAAGGTACTACTTTAAAGCCCTCTTCTTCTAATTCAATTAATGCATCTGTTGCAATTGCCTCAATCTCAGGCACTAAGTAATCAGGTTTTATCTCTTTAACAAGTACTTTTAGTTGATTTTTATCTTGCATATCTATTACAACTGACTGATGTGCAAGATGCATTGCAGGCGCATTGTCATAACGATCAATAGCAATCACGTAAATACCTAAACGCTGTGCAGCAATTGTAAATTCTTTACC comes from the bacterium SCSIO 12844 genome and includes:
- the purT gene encoding formate-dependent phosphoribosylglycinamide formyltransferase, which encodes MFCLGTAKTQSQLKIMLLGSGELGKEFTIAAQRLGIYVIAIDRYDNAPAMHLAHQSVVIDMQDKNQLKVLVKEIKPDYLVPEIEAIATDALIELEEEGFKVVPCAKAVQLTMDREGIRKLASDKLHLKTSEFKFADTYERYLDAVKIIDLPCVIKPLMSSSGKGQSILKSKEDIDSAWQYAQEGARGHSKRVIVETFIPFDSEITLLTVRHPKEGTLFCDPIGHIQIKGDYRLSWQPHLLTDKVIKKAQLIAKQITDALGGYGLFGVELFIKGDEVYFNEVSPRPHDTGMVTLCSQNMNEFELHLRAILGLPIGEIKTIRPGASAAILLNGQSNQPQFSGIEDALLIQESDIRLFAKPNINGLRRMGVALALADTVDQAKERAEKIANSISLVN